A part of Solea solea chromosome 8, fSolSol10.1, whole genome shotgun sequence genomic DNA contains:
- the egr3 gene encoding early growth response protein 3: protein MTGKLAEKLPLTMSSLINTIPDSLYPEEDIPTSMNIFTSTESINHYSQMNTDNIMDLGMGGEKAASDIQYGSSFQSNRSGQTVTYLGKFAFDTPPSGGIGGSGWCSDNNIISLVSAGILGVSPSPGTVTTQTPSSAGNMGGQTSDMEQVYGPPLPAYSTCSDLYQDQVSFHHSPATSTSLAYPGNDYHSTSKASMDGSLFSMIPDYNLFHHQGDVGVMEHKPFQTMDPIRVNPPPITPLETIRAFKDKQQIHPGFMGGQQHPPQHHPPPQTLTLKPIRPRKYPNRPSKTPVHERPHACPAENCDRRFSRSDELTRHLRIHTGHKPFQCRICMRSFSRSDHLTTHIRTHTGEKPFSCEFCGRKFARSDERKRHAKVHLKQKDKKPADKSSGAAGSHSSPPSSCGGPTVGTS, encoded by the exons ATGACAGGGAAACTAGCGGAGAAGCTCCCTCTTACCATGAGCAGTTTAATAAACACGATCCCTGACAGTCTCTACCCAGAAGAGGACATCCCGACGTCTATGAATATTTTCACCAGTACGGAATCTATTAACCACTATTCACAGATGAACACAG ATAACATCATGGACCTGGGCATGGGAGGTGAGAAGGCAGCCTCAGACATCCAGTACGGATCCAGCTTCCAGTCCAACCGCAGCGGGCAGACCGTCACCTATCTGGGGAAGTTCGCCTTCGACACGCCTCCGTCAGGTGGCATCGGCGGCTCCGGCTGGTGCTctgacaacaacatcatcagtCTCGTCAGCGCCGGGATCCTGGGCGTCTCTCCGTCACCTGGCACGGTGACGACGCAGACGCCGTCCTCCGCCGGGAACATGGGCGGACAGACGTCAGACATGGAGCAGGTCTACGGTCCGCCGCTGCCTGCCTACTCCACCTGCAGCGACCTCTACCAGGATCAGGTCTCCTTCCACCACAGTCCCGCCACCAGCACGTCTCTCGCCTACCCCGGCAATGACTATCACTCCACGTCCAAAGCCTCCATGGATGGCAGCCTTTTCTCCATGATCCCAGACTACAACCTTTTCCACCATCAAGGGGACGTCGGCGTCATGGAGCACAAGCCCTTCCAGACCATGGACCCAATCCGAGTCAACCCTCCGCCCATCACGCCCCTGGAGACCATCAGAGCGTTCAAGGACAAGCAGCAGATTCACCCAGGTTTCATGGGCGGGCAGCAACACCCTCCACAGCACCACCCGCCGCCACAGACTCTCACCCTCAAACCCATCCGGCCTCGGAAGTACCCCAACCGTCCCAGCAAAACCCCCGTCCACGAGCGCCCGCACGCCTGTCCGGCGGAGAACTGCGACCGGCGTTTCTCGAGGTCGGACGAGTTGACGCGTCACCTGCGCATCCACACGGGCCACAAGCCCTTCCAGTGCCGAATATGCATGCGCTCCTTCAGCCGGAGCGACCACCTGACCACGCACATCCGCACGCACACGGGCGAGAAGCCCTTCTCCTGCGAGTTCTGTGGACGCAAGTTCGCCCGGAGCGACGAGCGGAAGAGACACGCAAAGGTCCACCTGAAACAGAAGGACAAGAAGCCAGCGGACAAGAGCAGCGGGGCGGCGGGGAGCCACAGCTCGCCCCCCAGCTCCTGTGGGGGTCCGACCGTGGGGACATCATGA